In Streptomyces sp. NBC_01439, the following are encoded in one genomic region:
- a CDS encoding N-acyl-D-amino-acid deacylase family protein, producing the protein MDLVIRGARVVDGTGGPSYTADVGVHEGRIAEIGRLPGGGRRTLDARGLALAPGFVDMHAHSDLALLRDPDHSAKAAQGVTLEVLGQDGLSYAPVDDRTLGEVRAAVAGWNGSGDDVDFDWRTVGGYLDRLDRAHGGRGVAVNAAYLVPQGTVRAYALGWDDRPATAAELDRMRQLVAEGLAQGAVGLSSGLTYTPGMYATGAELTALCRVVARYGGYYCPHHRSYGRDALAAYAEMVSLARDAGCALHLAHATMNFGENRGRAGELLALLDAALDGGADITLDSYPYTPGCTTLVALLPSWANEGGPEAVLARLRDDTQAERIRRALEVEGSDGCHGVPVDWSTVEVSGTADPAYGPYVGRRLDGWETARALLLGDRLAPTVLQHVGHEENVRAIMRHRVHTGGSDGILQGAKPHPRAYGTFPHYLGRYVRELGLLSLEECVAHLSGRPAARLRLPDRGLVRVGYRADLVLFDPDTVAAGSTYERPRVLPTGIQHVLIDGRFVMRDGRRTDVLAGRAVRRTGRDLR; encoded by the coding sequence GTGGACCTGGTCATCCGGGGGGCCCGCGTCGTCGACGGCACGGGCGGGCCCTCGTACACCGCCGACGTCGGCGTCCACGAGGGCCGGATCGCCGAGATCGGCAGGCTTCCGGGCGGCGGGCGCCGGACCCTCGACGCCCGCGGTCTCGCCCTCGCCCCGGGCTTCGTCGACATGCACGCCCACAGCGACCTGGCGCTGCTGCGCGACCCGGACCACAGCGCGAAGGCCGCCCAGGGCGTGACGCTCGAAGTCCTCGGCCAGGACGGCCTGTCGTACGCGCCCGTCGACGACCGCACCCTCGGCGAGGTGCGGGCCGCCGTCGCCGGCTGGAACGGATCCGGCGACGACGTCGACTTCGACTGGCGCACGGTCGGGGGGTATCTCGACCGGCTGGACCGGGCCCACGGCGGGCGTGGCGTGGCCGTCAACGCCGCCTACCTGGTTCCCCAGGGCACGGTCCGTGCGTACGCCCTCGGCTGGGACGACCGGCCGGCGACCGCGGCCGAGCTGGACCGGATGCGCCAGCTCGTCGCCGAAGGCCTCGCCCAGGGCGCCGTCGGCCTGTCCTCCGGCCTCACCTACACCCCCGGCATGTACGCCACCGGGGCCGAACTGACGGCGCTGTGCCGGGTCGTGGCCCGCTACGGCGGCTACTACTGCCCGCACCACCGCAGTTACGGCCGCGATGCGCTGGCCGCCTACGCCGAGATGGTCTCGCTCGCCCGGGACGCCGGCTGCGCCCTGCACCTCGCGCACGCCACCATGAACTTCGGGGAGAACCGGGGCCGGGCCGGCGAGCTGCTCGCCCTGCTCGACGCGGCCCTGGACGGGGGCGCCGACATCACCCTCGACAGCTACCCGTACACCCCGGGCTGCACCACCCTGGTCGCGCTCCTGCCCAGTTGGGCGAACGAGGGCGGCCCGGAGGCGGTCCTGGCCCGGCTGCGCGACGACACCCAGGCCGAGCGGATCCGCCGTGCGCTGGAGGTCGAGGGCTCCGACGGCTGCCACGGGGTCCCCGTCGACTGGTCGACGGTCGAGGTCTCCGGCACCGCCGACCCCGCATACGGCCCGTACGTGGGCAGGCGCCTGGACGGTTGGGAGACCGCCCGTGCCCTCCTGCTCGGCGACCGGCTCGCGCCGACGGTCCTCCAGCACGTCGGCCACGAGGAGAACGTCCGGGCGATCATGCGTCACCGGGTCCACACCGGCGGCTCCGACGGCATCCTCCAGGGCGCGAAACCGCACCCGCGGGCGTACGGCACCTTCCCGCACTACCTCGGCCGCTACGTCCGCGAACTCGGCCTGCTCTCCCTGGAGGAGTGCGTCGCGCACCTGTCCGGCCGGCCCGCGGCGCGCCTGCGGCTGCCCGACCGGGGCCTGGTCCGCGTGGGGTACCGCGCCGACCTCGTCCTCTTCGACCCGGACACGGTCGCGGCCGGGTCCACGTACGAGCGGCCGCGCGTGCTGCCGACCGGGATCCAGCACGTCCTGATCGACGGGCGTTTCGTGATGCGCGACGGGCGCCGGACGGACGTGCTGGCCGGGCGGGCGGTACGCCGAACCGGCCGCGATCTTCGGTAA
- a CDS encoding YdcF family protein: MVAFALAAVLFLAFCISVRRDRRRFSNAVLLGLTFLSAFSALFVQVVKLPTWAAVTVLVLAFASPVFAALGLGVFLVRNGMVMIRKEGFRPANLLSMLAGLTIFGLIALLVLVGVVGSPLLGGIAGTVTVVAGYVSFVFFCFLGYAFLYGRIKVRGDVDHVVMLGSGLVGGDRVPPLLASRLRKGQQIYEAQLARSGRPPFLLVSGGKGSDEKVSEARAMADWLIAQGVPEQHVVLEDRSTTTEENMLFSRDVMTAHDPAYRCVVVTNNFHAFRAAMLARKTGVNGQVLGSPTAKYYWPSATIREFVAVFWEHRVVNLSICALLTVLGALGTLAAVLV, translated from the coding sequence ATGGTCGCCTTCGCGCTTGCCGCCGTGCTCTTCCTCGCCTTCTGCATCAGCGTCCGGCGGGACCGGCGCCGTTTCAGCAACGCCGTGCTCCTGGGGCTGACTTTCCTCAGCGCGTTCTCCGCACTGTTCGTCCAGGTCGTCAAACTGCCCACCTGGGCGGCCGTCACGGTCCTCGTGCTCGCCTTCGCCTCACCCGTGTTCGCCGCGCTGGGCTTGGGCGTCTTCCTCGTCCGCAACGGCATGGTCATGATCCGCAAGGAGGGCTTCCGGCCGGCCAACCTGCTGTCGATGCTCGCGGGCCTCACGATCTTCGGTCTGATCGCGCTACTGGTCCTCGTCGGCGTGGTCGGCTCGCCCCTCCTCGGGGGCATCGCCGGAACGGTCACCGTGGTCGCCGGCTACGTCTCCTTCGTCTTCTTCTGCTTCCTCGGCTACGCCTTCCTCTACGGCCGGATCAAGGTGCGCGGCGACGTCGACCACGTGGTCATGCTGGGATCGGGCCTGGTCGGCGGCGACCGCGTGCCACCGCTACTGGCCTCCCGCCTGCGCAAGGGGCAGCAGATCTACGAGGCCCAGCTGGCCCGGAGCGGCCGGCCGCCGTTCCTCCTGGTCTCGGGCGGCAAGGGATCGGACGAGAAGGTCTCCGAGGCCCGGGCGATGGCGGACTGGCTGATCGCGCAGGGCGTGCCCGAGCAGCACGTCGTACTGGAGGACCGCTCCACCACGACCGAGGAGAACATGCTCTTCAGCCGGGACGTCATGACGGCGCACGACCCGGCCTACCGGTGCGTGGTGGTCACCAACAACTTCCACGCGTTCCGGGCGGCGATGCTGGCCCGCAAGACCGGTGTCAACGGGCAGGTGCTGGGCTCGCCCACCGCGAAGTACTACTGGCCGAGCGCCACCATCCGCGAGTTCGTCGCGGTCTTCTGGGAGCACCGGGTCGTGAACCTGTCGATCTGCGCCCTGCTCACCGTCCTCGGCGCGCTCGGCACGCTGGCGGCGGTCCTCGTCTGA